The Limanda limanda chromosome 13, fLimLim1.1, whole genome shotgun sequence genome has a window encoding:
- the dad1 gene encoding dolichyl-diphosphooligosaccharide--protein glycosyltransferase subunit DAD1: protein MSNSVISVVGRFLEEYGSSTVNKLKVVDAYLLYILLTGAMQFLYCLLVGTFPFNSFLSGFISCVGSFILAVCLRIQINPQNKGDFLSISPERAFADFLFAHTVLHLVVMNFIG, encoded by the exons ATGTCTAACTCTGTGATCTCGGTGGTCGGCCGCTTCCTGGAGGAGTACGGCTCCTCGACGGTCAACAAGCTGAAGGTGGTGGACGCCTACCTGCTGTACATCCTGCTGACGGGAGCCATGCAGTTCCTCTACTGTCTGCTGGTCGGTACCTTCCCCTTCAACAGCTTTCTGTCCGGATTCATCTCGTGTGTGGGCTCCTTCATCCTCGCAG tgTGTCTTCGTATCCAGATCAACCCACAGAACAAGGGAGACTTCCTGTCCATCTCTCCAGAGAGGGCCTTTGCTGACTTCCTGTTCGCTCACACCGTCCTCCACCTGGTTGTGATGAACTTCATCGGTTGA